Proteins encoded within one genomic window of Fragaria vesca subsp. vesca linkage group LG1, FraVesHawaii_1.0, whole genome shotgun sequence:
- the LOC101303453 gene encoding inhibitor of trypsin and hageman factor-like: protein MSSECEGKGSWPELVGEHGEVAKGKIERENPNVTARIVVDGEMYVITDYDCFRVWVWVDKDDGTVVKTPIIG, encoded by the exons ATGAGTTCAGAATGTGAAG GTAAAGGCTCATGGCCGGAGCTTGTTGGAGAGCACGGGGAGGTTGCCAAAGGGAAAATTGAGAGAGAGAACCCTAATGTGACTGCTAGGATTGTAGTTGACGGAGAAATGTACGTCATTACTGACTACGATTGCTTTAGGGTTTGGGTCTGGGTTGACAAAGATGATGGAACTGTTGTGAAAACTCCCATTATCGGTTAA
- the LOC101303744 gene encoding MATH domain-containing protein At5g43560-like, protein MAGVSSEDSGVGRSTEGISSGQRCLSGEALAEWRSSEQVENGTPSTSPPYWDSDDDDDGGPKPSELYGKYTWKIEKFSQINKRELRSNAFEVGGYKWYILIYPQGCDVCNHLSLFLCVANHDKLLPGWSHFAQFTIAVVNKDPKKSKYSDTLHRFWKKEHDWGWKKFMELSKVLDGFIDADTLIIKAQVQVIREKADRPFRCLDCQYRRELVRVYLTNVEQICRRFVEERRSKLGKLIDDKARWSSFCSFWLGIEQNARRRMSREKMDAVLKVVVKHFFIEKEVTSTLVMDSLYSGLKALEGQTKCKKSKLKLLDAEESPAPIVRVEKDMFVLVDDVLKLLERAAVEPLPPKDEKGPQNRTKDGNSGEDFNKDSIERDERRLTELGRRTVEIFVLAHIFSNKIEVAYHESVALKRQEELIREEEAAWQAETDQKAKRGATEKEKKSKKKQAKQKRNNRKGKDKGREDRPGVAIPEKLQELPIDELKVYTKDEEQPVVEKADIVEDVSDVSDSADGVAEVPQPDSEDRDASPVNWDTDTSEIHPPTEPSSSGISGLSSVQNGVSEKKSPSLMDDSSSTCSTDSVPSVVMNGPYKGNSFSNYKTQKSPSRGKQQRGKATVDGNNWSNEMDNQPSGPVADAGNQNDVSGSSKVTESESEPAVHSLQDRIKWLEQHVVKKEEEVVKLQKKLSIKDQVDLERPTKEKTPAVTSSPESPSKNVSSTGRSKSECQGSATTESIPLKKATSVSIPQTDRVAPLTLSSQSNGMSRPDTEKAATPKPAEKAMAQQVPVVSRPSSAPLVPGPRPPTSTVVSMVQTSPLLARSVSAAGRLGPDPSAATHSYAPQSYRNAILGNHVPTGSTGFTHTSSLSSTVKPSPSYSQPPPTVVSTPMFIPQSPEVMDTNTVKSGFPFGMVTRDVLHNGPQWMENSQRESSNGMNYDHSSLLNDQSLDFYQPLHGGQHEQFSTEFPACTSGRQTQGVSAADDFPHIDIINDLLDDEHGFGGATGSSAFHSFSNGPSHLNRQFSYPGDLGTSSDMDSATSSCRFERTRSYQDDGFQRGYMLGGHFESLREFTPQAGALTYVNGQIDVNHHNQWQVAGSDISLQGMRSTDNDGFPYYNPDYSNMTCGMNGYTVFRPSNGQ, encoded by the exons ATGGCTGGGGTTTCTAGTGAGGATTCGGGAGTAGGAAGGTCTACAGAGGGGATTTCAAGTGGGCAGCGTTGCCTCTCTGGGGAAGCACTAGCAGAATGGCGGTCATCTGAGCAGGTGGAAAATGGAACCCCATCTACCTCGCCACCTTATTGGGACTCTGATGACGATGATGATGGTG GACCAAAACCGTCTGAGCTCTATGGAAAATATACCTGGAAGATTGAGAAATTTTCTCAGATTAACAAAAGGGAACTTCGTAGTAATGCATTTGAAGTTGGCGGCTACAAATG GTACATTTTAATCTACCCACAAGGTTGCGATGTATGCAATCATCTCTCCTTGTTTCTGTGTGTAGCTAATCATGACAAACTTCTTCCAG GTTGGAGTCATTTTGCGCAGTTTACCATAGCTGTGGTGAATAAAGATCCCAAGAAGTCGAAATACTCAG ATACATTACATCGATTTTGGAAGAAAGAGCATGACTGGGGGTGGAAAAAATTTATGGAGCTTTCAAAAGTACTAGATGGGTTTATTGATGCTGACACGCTTATAATAAAGGCTCAAGTTCAAGTTATCAG AGAGAAAGCAGACCGGCCATTTCGCTGCCTTGATTGTCAATATAGGAGAGAACTTGTTAGGGTGTACTTGACAAATGTAGAGCAAATCTGCCGTCGTTTTGTGGAAGAGAGGAGAAGCAAACTTGGAAAGTTGATAGATGATAAAGCTAGATGGTCAAG CTTCTGCTCGTTCTGGTTGGGAATTGAACAAAATGCTAGGCGCCGTATGTCCAGGGAAAAGATGGATGCAGTTCTGAAAGTAGTTGTTAAGCACTTTTTTATTGAAAAGGAAGTCACATCTACATTGGTAATGGATTCATTGTATAGTGGTTTAAAAGCACTTGAAGGCCAGACTAAATGCAAGAAAAGTAAGTTGAAATTATTGGATGCTGAGGAAAGTCCAGCACCGATTGTTCGTGTCGAGAAAGATATGTTTGTATTGGTGGATGATGTTTTAAAGCTACTTGAGAGGGCTGCTGTTGAACCTTTACCTCCAAAAGATGAGAAAGGTCCTCAAAATCGTACTAAA GATGGAAATTCTGGTGAGGACTTCAATAAGGATTCTATTGAGCGAGATGAAAGACGGCTTACGGAATTGGGTCGTAGGACTGTTGAGATATTTGTCCTTGCCCATATTTTCAG TAATAAAATTGAAGTGGCCTATCATGAATCCGTTGCATTGAAGAGACAAGAGGAGCTCATCCGTGAGGAAGAAGCAGCATGGCAAGCTGAGACTGACCAGAAGGCAAAACGTGGAGCAACTGAGAAGGAAAAGAAGTCGAAGAAAAAACAG GCTAAACAAAAAAGGAACAACAGGAAGGGAAAGGACAAAGGGAGGGAAGATAGGCCTGGCGTAGCAATACCAGAGAAACTACAAGAACTACCTATTGATGAACTGAAAGTCTATACGAAGGATGAGGAGCAACCTGTGGTTGAAAAGGCAGATATAGTGGAAGATGTATCTGACGTGTCTGATTCAGCGGATGGTGTTGCTGAAGTACCTCAACCTGATTCTGAAGACAGAGATGCTAGTCCAGTCAATTGGGACACCGACACTTCAGAAATCCATCCTCCCACAGAACCCAGTAGCAGTGGAATTAGTGGTCTCTCATCTGTGCAAAATGGAGTATCAGAGAAAAAAAGCCCATCTCTGATGGATGATAGTTCCTCAACATGTTCTACCGATTCAGTCCCATCAGTGGTAATGAATGGGCCATATAAAGGGAACTCCTTTTCTAATTACAAGACTCAAAAATCACCTAGCAG GGGGAAACAGCAACGGGGTAAAGCAACGGTTGATGGGAATAATTGGTCAAATGAGATGGATAATCAACCTTCTGGACCTGTTGCAGATGCGGGAAATCAGAATGATGTCTCAGGAAGTAGTAAGGTGACTGAATCTGAGTCTGAGCCAGCTGTTCACTCATTGCAGGATCGGATTAAGTGGCTGGAGCAGCATGTGGTTAAGAAG GAGGAAGAAGTCGTTAAACTGCAGAAAAAATTGAGCATCAAAGATCAGGTTGATTTGGAAAGACCTACGAAAGAGAAGACACCAGCAGTGACGTCATCTCCTGAAAGCCCTTCCAAAAATGTATCATCGACTGGTCGATCAAAGTCGGAGTGCCAGGGCAGTGCCACTACTGAGTCTATTCCTCTTAAGAAAGCAACCTCGGTTAGCATACCACAGACTGACAGAGTGGCTCCTTTGACTCTGTCATCCCAGAGTAATGGCATGTCCAGACCTGATACTGAAAAGGCTGCAACTCCAAAACCAGCTGAAAAAGCCATGGCCCAACAAGTACCGGTAGTGTCTAGGCCCTCCAGTGCTCCTCTTGTTCCTGGTCCCAGGCCGCCAACATCTACTGTGGTTTCTATGGTTCAGACATCTCCTCTGCTTGCCCGTTCAGTGAGTGCTGCTGGTCGATTAGGTCCTGATCCATCGGCAGCAACTCATAGTTATGCTCCCCAGTCATATAGAAATGCCATACTTGGCAACCACGTTCCGACGGGATCAACAGGTTTCACACATACCAGCTCCCTGAGCTCAACAGTGAAACCATCTCCATCATACTCCCAACCTCCACCAACTGTGGTATCTACCCCAATGTTCATACCCCAGAGTCCTGAAGTAATGGATACAAACACGGTTAAATCCGGCTTCCCATTTGGCATGGTGACTCGGGATGTGCTGCATAACGGACCACAGTGGATGGAGAATTCACAAAGGGAATCAAGTAACGGCATGAACTATGATCATTCGTCCTTGCTTAATGATCAAAGTTTGGATTTCTACCAGCCTTTGCATGGTGGGCAACATGAACAGTTCTCCACCGAGTTCCCGGCTTGTACATCTGGTCGCCAGACCCAAGGTGTATCAGCAGCAGATGACTTCCCCCACATTGACATCATCAATGATCTGCTTGATGATGAACATGGCTTTGGGGGAGCTACAGGGAGTTCGGCTTTTCACTCCTTCAGCAATGGGCCAAGCCATTTAAATCGTCAGTTTTCTTATCCTGGTGATTTGGGCACATCTAGCGACATGGATTCTGCAACCAGCTCTTGTAGGTTTGAGCGGACACGGAGTTACCAAGATGATGGGTTCCAGAGAGGCTACATGTTAGGAGGCCACTTTGAATCACTTCGAGAATTTACTCCGCAAGCAGGTGCTTTAACTTATGTGAACGGGCAGATTGATGTAAACCATCATAACCAGTGGCAGGTGGCTGGTTCAGATATATCTTTACAAGGCATGAGGAGTACCGACAATGATGGTTTCCCATACTACAATCCGGATTATTCAAATATGACATGTGGAATGAACGGTTACACTGTATTCCGGCCTTCAAATGGTCAGTGA